From Methanosarcina lacustris Z-7289, one genomic window encodes:
- a CDS encoding DUF116 domain-containing protein, giving the protein MQIPYEFLGKVFIYLMLLALAGTGLALLIGAYSFKKHRIVFPGFVLFMLYLFYSPSKWICKVFRIRETLVDDILIDVRNAMMLDDFVHTKEKRIVLLPQCMRHPNCKARCDPVHGYECKRCGLCDISTICEAGDKYGFQIFVIPGGSFVKKIFKEYGPRACLGVACYNELAEDMQEVSFVPVQGVLLLRDGCFNTEANVEEIIRKMEMCNV; this is encoded by the coding sequence ATGCAGATCCCTTACGAATTTCTAGGAAAAGTATTCATATACCTGATGCTTCTTGCTCTTGCAGGTACCGGGCTTGCCCTGCTTATAGGGGCTTATTCGTTTAAAAAGCACAGGATTGTTTTTCCGGGGTTCGTATTATTCATGCTCTATCTTTTCTATTCTCCCTCCAAGTGGATATGCAAGGTCTTTCGAATCCGGGAAACCCTTGTTGACGATATTCTTATCGATGTCCGGAATGCTATGATGCTGGATGATTTCGTACATACGAAGGAGAAGCGCATCGTTCTTCTGCCGCAGTGTATGCGCCATCCGAATTGTAAGGCAAGATGTGACCCCGTTCACGGGTATGAATGCAAGCGCTGCGGGCTCTGTGATATTTCAACGATTTGTGAGGCCGGCGACAAGTACGGGTTTCAGATATTCGTGATTCCAGGGGGCAGTTTTGTCAAAAAGATCTTCAAGGAATACGGCCCCCGGGCCTGCCTAGGTGTTGCCTGCTACAATGAGCTTGCAGAAGATATGCAGGAAGTATCTTTTGTTCCTGTGCAGGGGGTTCTTCTCCTTCGTGATGGCTGCTTCAATACCGAAGCTAACGTTGAAGAAATTATCAGAAAAATGGAGATGTGCAATGTATAA
- the iscB gene encoding RNA-guided endonuclease IscB — protein MIFVLNKNKQPLSPWHSAVARKLLKTGKAVIHKKYPFTIRLKELKISENKAEFRLKIDYGSRHTGLAILNGSKVIGLAQIHHKTSIKSNMDSRRAMRRTRRNRTTRYRKPRFNNRKRKEGWLPPSLQSRVDNIQNWVNRLQKLCPLTHISYENAKFDTQLMQNPEISGIEYQQGELQGYEVREYLLEKWNRKCAYCGAENVPLEIEHIIPKARHGTSRVSNLTLACRTCNEAKGTKTAEEFGYPDIQKQARIPLRDATLVTATRWKVYNVLEKTGLEVECGTGARTKMNIIRLNLPKDHHFDAICVGVSTPENVVFKTNQVLHIKAKGRGSHCRTNLDKYGFPRGYLSRQKSFFGFQTGDIVKAVVPKGKYKGIHFGAVACRKTGYFDIKNKEGIRIVQGINHKYCNILSRADGYEYTTEHLEVDGIPPTTEVIGILP, from the coding sequence ATGATCTTTGTATTAAACAAAAACAAACAACCGTTAAGCCCCTGGCATTCAGCAGTTGCCAGAAAATTGCTTAAAACAGGAAAAGCGGTTATTCATAAAAAATATCCATTCACAATTCGACTAAAAGAGTTGAAAATTTCCGAAAATAAAGCTGAATTCCGATTAAAAATAGACTATGGAAGCCGACACACAGGTTTAGCTATCTTAAATGGTTCTAAAGTAATTGGGCTTGCTCAAATCCATCACAAAACCAGTATTAAAAGCAATATGGATAGCCGCAGAGCAATGCGGAGAACTCGAAGAAATAGAACAACCAGGTATAGAAAACCCAGATTCAACAACAGAAAACGAAAAGAAGGTTGGCTTCCCCCATCCCTGCAAAGCAGGGTAGACAATATCCAAAATTGGGTTAATAGACTGCAAAAACTGTGTCCGTTGACTCATATTTCGTATGAAAATGCCAAATTTGATACCCAGCTAATGCAAAATCCAGAAATTTCAGGGATTGAATATCAGCAAGGAGAACTTCAGGGGTATGAAGTTAGGGAATACTTGCTTGAGAAATGGAATCGAAAATGTGCATATTGTGGAGCAGAAAATGTTCCGCTTGAAATAGAACACATCATACCAAAAGCAAGACATGGAACGAGCAGAGTTTCTAATTTGACATTAGCCTGCAGAACCTGCAATGAAGCAAAAGGGACTAAGACAGCAGAAGAATTTGGGTATCCTGATATTCAAAAACAAGCAAGAATACCACTGAGGGATGCTACACTTGTTACAGCTACTCGATGGAAAGTCTACAATGTTCTTGAAAAAACAGGACTTGAGGTTGAATGTGGAACAGGTGCGAGAACTAAGATGAATATAATCAGGTTGAATCTACCCAAAGATCATCATTTTGATGCAATTTGTGTTGGAGTTTCCACTCCCGAAAACGTGGTATTCAAAACAAACCAGGTTCTACACATAAAAGCAAAAGGTAGAGGATCACATTGCAGAACCAATCTTGATAAGTACGGATTTCCTAGAGGGTATCTGAGTAGACAAAAGAGTTTCTTTGGATTCCAGACAGGAGATATTGTTAAAGCGGTTGTTCCGAAAGGAAAATACAAAGGAATTCATTTTGGTGCTGTAGCTTGTAGAAAAACAGGTTATTTTGATATTAAAAATAAAGAAGGTATTAGGATAGTGCAGG
- the hdrE gene encoding dihydromethanophenazine:CoB--CoM heterodisulfide reductase subunit HdrE has product MTYFSGLSDTLRLTFVQIMIFSTIAIVIFLYGMILNFQKWGAGVTGYALEPQPGSKGSAIRFLKTWWGQVVAESHHGHGKPILEVLILDIMFQRRILKRSPLRWFMHFMIVAGWMSLFALSGLMFAVEMTEKFGIELPFTPAEFRDFLSLPNYIFGYILLIGVIIAVVRRLVVSNVREATIMYDWILLGGVFIVTISGFIADGIRTGFIWSFGLDPSTAPPAALFHSIISLLFCIAYIPYSKYIHVIATPLAILANKGGE; this is encoded by the coding sequence ATGACATACTTCTCTGGGCTCTCGGATACACTCAGACTTACGTTTGTCCAGATAATGATATTCAGCACAATAGCCATTGTGATTTTCTTATACGGTATGATCCTTAACTTCCAGAAGTGGGGGGCAGGCGTCACAGGCTATGCCCTTGAGCCTCAGCCCGGAAGCAAAGGAAGTGCGATCAGATTTTTAAAGACCTGGTGGGGACAGGTAGTAGCAGAGTCTCATCATGGACACGGAAAACCGATTCTTGAGGTTCTTATCCTCGATATTATGTTCCAGAGGAGAATTCTTAAGAGAAGCCCATTGCGCTGGTTCATGCACTTTATGATTGTTGCAGGCTGGATGTCCCTTTTCGCTCTCTCGGGGCTCATGTTTGCAGTGGAAATGACTGAAAAGTTCGGAATCGAGCTCCCCTTCACCCCCGCCGAGTTTAGAGACTTCCTCTCGCTCCCTAACTACATCTTCGGCTATATCCTGCTTATCGGTGTTATTATTGCAGTGGTCAGGAGACTCGTTGTCTCAAATGTAAGGGAAGCTACCATCATGTATGACTGGATTCTGCTCGGAGGAGTGTTCATAGTCACGATTTCCGGTTTCATTGCTGATGGTATCAGGACCGGATTTATCTGGAGCTTTGGGCTTGACCCCTCAACTGCACCCCCTGCAGCTCTCTTTCACTCCATAATTTCCCTGCTCTTCTGTATTGCATATATTCCGTACAGCAAGTACATACACGTAATCGCCACCCCGCTTGCAATCCTTGCAAATAAGGGAGGAGAATAA
- the hdrD gene encoding dihydromethanophenazine:CoB--CoM heterodisulfide reductase subunit HdrD — protein sequence MAKRTPSIDTKNLTAVQLMELDSCTRCGECVKWCPTYAASGQKPGLAPRDKILRWKQFMDKSYGLKAKLFGPKEIPQSELEEFKDDLHGCSTCGICATVCESGINTVELWEALRTNLVKKGIGPFGKQSMFPKLIGKYHNPYLLDQKDRLAWVPPDVKIADKANIVYFTGCTAGYKQLALAFATSRVLNKLGIEFTMLGEDEWCCGSALIRTGQVHVDDVARKLARHNVDAIKAKGATKVLYACAGCFRASKVDWPRLLGEELPFEVVHITEFLEDLIKKDKIKWEKTIDKTVTYHDPCHLGRHVGVYDAPRFVLEHIPGVKFVEMDRVREFQRCCGAGGGVKAGLPDLALSVAEARVKDALDTHADILSSACPFCKRNLMDGRDSLKADIEVEDIIVLVAQALGLSVEEPKKAVPKKA from the coding sequence ATGGCAAAAAGAACTCCATCAATAGACACCAAGAACCTTACAGCCGTTCAGCTCATGGAGCTTGACTCCTGCACCCGCTGCGGTGAATGTGTGAAATGGTGTCCAACCTACGCCGCTTCCGGCCAGAAGCCCGGGTTAGCACCAAGGGACAAGATCCTGCGCTGGAAGCAGTTCATGGATAAGTCCTACGGGCTTAAAGCAAAGCTTTTCGGCCCTAAGGAAATCCCCCAGTCCGAACTTGAAGAATTCAAAGATGATTTACATGGCTGTAGCACCTGCGGTATCTGTGCAACCGTCTGTGAATCAGGTATCAATACCGTTGAACTCTGGGAAGCTCTGAGGACAAACCTTGTTAAGAAAGGAATTGGTCCCTTCGGAAAGCAGAGCATGTTCCCAAAACTGATTGGGAAGTACCACAATCCTTATCTGCTTGACCAGAAAGACAGGCTTGCCTGGGTGCCCCCGGATGTTAAGATTGCAGACAAGGCAAACATCGTCTACTTCACCGGTTGTACTGCAGGATACAAGCAGCTCGCTCTGGCCTTTGCAACCTCTCGTGTGCTGAATAAGCTGGGCATCGAGTTCACAATGCTCGGGGAAGATGAATGGTGCTGCGGTTCTGCTCTTATCAGGACCGGACAGGTCCATGTCGATGACGTGGCCCGGAAACTTGCAAGGCACAATGTGGATGCCATTAAGGCAAAGGGTGCCACAAAAGTCCTCTACGCATGTGCAGGATGCTTCCGTGCCTCCAAGGTTGACTGGCCAAGGCTCCTCGGAGAAGAACTGCCTTTTGAGGTAGTCCACATCACCGAGTTCCTTGAAGACCTTATCAAGAAAGACAAGATTAAATGGGAAAAGACAATTGACAAGACCGTTACATATCACGACCCCTGCCACCTTGGTCGTCACGTAGGCGTCTACGATGCTCCCAGGTTTGTGCTTGAACACATCCCGGGTGTTAAGTTTGTAGAAATGGACAGGGTCAGGGAATTCCAGCGCTGCTGTGGAGCCGGTGGTGGTGTGAAGGCAGGTCTTCCGGATCTCGCCCTTTCAGTTGCCGAAGCCCGTGTCAAGGATGCCCTTGATACCCACGCAGACATCCTCTCAAGTGCATGTCCTTTCTGTAAGAGGAACCTCATGGATGGCCGTGACTCTCTCAAAGCCGACATCGAGGTTGAGGACATAATTGTTCTGGTTGCACAAGCACTTGGTCTCAGTGTAGAAGAACCCAAAAAGGCAGTACCCAAAAAGGCTTGA
- a CDS encoding nitrite/sulfite reductase domain-containing protein, which translates to MVSKESIKGDLPEKAAILQRDGETYAIAPHIPGGIVYPETLRKIADIADKYGAAALKLTSAQRIAIVGLKEEDLDAAWAELDMKPGAAIGLCVRSVKICPGTTFCKRGKQDAVGLGLKLDEKYHGMQLPSKFKMAVSGCQNSCSEPIIKDLGIMGTAKGYTLTVGGSAGPSPRLGDVVAKDLSEDQVLDLVEKIINFYKGYGKPKRLGKVLDEIGIEKFKKEVGL; encoded by the coding sequence ATGGTAAGCAAAGAATCTATTAAGGGCGACCTTCCTGAGAAAGCTGCAATCCTGCAACGAGATGGAGAGACCTATGCAATTGCTCCACACATTCCCGGAGGGATTGTATATCCAGAAACCCTTAGGAAGATCGCAGATATTGCAGATAAATATGGGGCGGCAGCTTTGAAACTTACCTCTGCCCAGAGAATTGCAATTGTAGGGCTCAAAGAGGAAGACCTTGATGCAGCATGGGCTGAATTGGATATGAAACCCGGAGCTGCCATCGGGCTCTGTGTCAGGAGCGTCAAAATCTGTCCCGGAACTACATTTTGCAAGAGAGGCAAACAGGACGCTGTCGGGCTTGGCTTGAAACTTGACGAAAAATACCATGGCATGCAGCTTCCTTCCAAATTCAAGATGGCTGTTTCCGGCTGTCAGAATTCCTGTTCCGAACCGATCATAAAAGACCTGGGAATCATGGGCACGGCAAAAGGCTATACTTTGACTGTCGGAGGAAGTGCAGGGCCGAGTCCGAGGCTTGGGGATGTAGTGGCGAAGGATCTTTCCGAAGATCAGGTGCTGGACCTCGTTGAAAAGATAATTAATTTTTACAAAGGTTATGGGAAGCCGAAAAGGCTCGGAAAAGTACTGGATGAGATCGGGATTGAAAAATTCAAAAAAGAGGTAGGGCTGTAA
- a CDS encoding ferritin-like domain-containing protein has protein sequence MDLETILKNTFRGETTEVGWYLAMSKVAEQEGFADVAVYLRQIAMDEAWHATEVAEIMGLVKSTTIENLEMMVEGESKAEVEKAEAAEIARKEGNIRAALFFERASLDEARHKAGLKGFLERIKKQK, from the coding sequence ATGGATCTTGAAACGATTCTGAAAAATACCTTTAGAGGAGAGACCACTGAAGTTGGATGGTACCTGGCAATGTCTAAGGTTGCTGAGCAGGAAGGATTTGCGGATGTTGCAGTCTACCTCCGCCAGATAGCAATGGACGAAGCCTGGCATGCCACCGAAGTGGCTGAAATTATGGGACTTGTAAAAAGCACGACAATTGAAAACCTTGAAATGATGGTTGAAGGGGAAAGCAAAGCCGAGGTCGAAAAAGCCGAAGCTGCAGAAATTGCTCGAAAGGAAGGCAATATCAGAGCTGCTCTTTTCTTTGAGAGGGCTTCTCTTGACGAAGCCAGGCATAAAGCAGGGCTCAAGGGCTTTCTGGAAAGGATAAAAAAGCAGAAGTAA